The Pseudomonas sp. IB20 region CCGGGATTGTGCCGGCGGTGTTGCATTACTACATGCGCTTTATTCCGGGCGCGAACGAAGACGGCGTGGTGCGCTTTCTGCTCACCGCCGCCGCCATCGGGATTTTGTACAAGGAAAACGCCTCGATCTCCGGTGCCGAAGTCGGCTGCCAGGGCGAGGTCGGCGTGGCCTGTTCGATGGCCGCAGGTGCACTGTGTGAAGTGTTGGGTGGCAGCGTGTCCAAAGTGGAAAACGCCGCCGAGATCGGTATGGAACACAACCTCGGCCTGACCTGCGACCCGATTGGCGGCTTGGTGCAAGTGCCGTGCATCGAGCGCAATGCGATGGGCTCGGTCAAGGCGATCAATGCAGTGCGCATGGCCTTGCGCGGCGATGGGCAGCACTTTGTCTCCCTCGACAAGGTCATCCGCACCATGCGCCAGACCGGCGCCGACATGAAAAGCAAATACAAGGAAACCGCCCGTGGCGGTTTGGCGGTCAACATTATCGAGTGCTGACGCTTACACACGCGTCCGCACGTTTTTCAGGAGCTGAATATGTCCACCGAAACCCTGTTGAAAACCCCACTGCATGCGCTGCACCTTGAGCTGGGCGCGCGCATGGTGCCCTTCGCCGGCTACGACATGCCGGTGCAATACCCGCTGGGCGTGATGAAGGAACACCTGCACACCCGTGAACACGCCGGGTTGTTCGACGTGTCGCACATGGGCCAGATCCGCCTGACCGGCCCGAATGCCGCCAAAGCCCTGGAAACCCTGGTGCCCGTCGACATTATCGACCTGCCGGTCGGCATGCAGCGCTACGCAATGTTCACCAATGACCAAGGTGGCATTCTTGACGACCTGATGGTGGCCAACCTGGGTAACGACGAGCTGTTCCTGGTGGTCAACGCCGCCTGTAAGGACCAGGACCTGGCGCACCTGCGCAAACACATTGGCGAGCAGTGCAGCATCGAACCGCTGTTCGAAGAACGCGCCCTGCTGGCCCTGCAAGGCCCGGCGGCGGTGAAGGTACTGGCGCGCCTGGCACCGGAAGTGACCAAGATGACCTTTATGCAGTTCGCCACCCTGCGCCTGCTGGGCGTGGACTGCTACGTCAGCCGCTCCGGCTACACGGGTGAAGACGGTTTTGAAATCTCCGTACCTTCCAGCAACGCAGAAGCGCTGGCGCGTAGCCTGCTGGCCGAGACCGAAGTGCAGGCCATCGGCCTGGGCGCGCGTGACTCGCTGCGCCTGGAAGCCGGCCTGTGCCTGTACGGCCATGACATGAACACCGACACCACACCGATTGAAGCCGGCCTGCTGTGGGCGATCTCCAAGGCCCGGCGTGCCGACGGCGCACGTGCCGGTGGCTTCCCCGGCGCCGACCGGATCTTCACCCAGCAACAAGCCGGTGTAAGCCGTAAGCGTGTCGGCCTGCTGCCACAGGAACGTACCCCGGTGCGCGAAGGCGCAGAAATCGTCGATGAGCACGGCACCGTGATCGGCAGCGTGTGCAGCGGCGGCTTTGGCCCGACCTTGGGCGGCCCACTGGCCATGGGTTACTTGGACAGCGCATTCATCGCCTTGGATACCGAAGTGTCTGCGTTGGTACGTGGGAAAAAGGTGCCACTGCGTGTAAGTAAAATGCCATTCGTGCCACAACGTTACTACCGTGGCTGATTGACTGTTTCTATAAGTAACGCGGTTGCGTTAACGCGCACTAAACTGTAACGCAACCGCCATAAAACAGTGCATTGACGATAGTCAATGCACTAACACTTAACCTATAACAAGTGATCAACTCTATCGAATAAGTGGGATCCACATTGTTGATCAAACAGCCATGAAGCCAAGCAAAACCTGGGCTTTTGACGGGGCTTGTTTTTTCTCCATTAGTTGGCGTAGAGTTTCTTCACTGTGTTTGCATGGGTCGCTTGGAACCTGGACCTGGGCAGTAGCTGAAGTAGTTGCGCTACAACCCGTTCGACGTCTCTTACTTTCCTGCAACCCAGCCCAGTACTCTTTCATGCGAAAGGGGCTGTCATTAATTTTTGCGTCAAGGAAATAAGAAAATGTCGGATAAAAGTGGACGTCAGAGCGGTACCGTCAAGTGGTTTAACGACGAGAAAGGGTTTGGTTTTATCACTCCAGAAAGCGGTCCGGATCTGTTCGTCCATTTCCGCGCTATTCAGGGCAACGGCTTCAAGAGCCTGAAAGAAGGCCAAAAAGTGAGCTTCATCGCCGTGCAAGGCCAAAAAGGTATGCAGGCTGACGAAGTACAAGCAGACGGTTGATCCTTACTGCGACAAAAAGCCCCTGATGGTGACATCAGGGGCTTTTTTATGTGCGTTTGCTCGTAAAATGGCTTTTTTCTCTAGAGAGACTGCCATGTCCAAACCCCTGCTGAGCCCCCAAGGCGAATTCCCCGCCGTTGGCCTGGGCCGTCGTCTGGCAGCGATGTTTTATGACTTTCTGTTGTGCACCGCCTTGCTGATCGTCACCGCGTTTGTCTACAAGCTGGTGTGGATGGCGTTTATCGGCGAAGCCAAGATGCGCACGCTCACCGAATCCGGCGCGCTGGACGGTGACCCGTTGCTGTCGACGATTTTGTTTTTTGTGTTGTTTGGTTTTTTCGCGAAGTTCTGGACCCATTCCGGGCAGACGCTGGGCATGCAGGTGTGGGGCGTGCGCGTACAGAACGCCGACGGCTCGCGGATCAGTCTGTGGCAGGCGCTGTTACGCTTTGTGGTGTCGATTGCGTCGTGGCTGTGCGTGGGGTTGGGGTTTATCTGGTCGTTGTTTGATAAGCAGAAACGCAGTTGGCATGACATTTATTCGGATACGCAGTTGGTGCGGGTTCCGAAGCAGAAGAAGTAATTCAAGGCAACCCAAATCAAATGTCGGAGCTGGCTGGCTTGCGATGCAGGTACCTCGGTCTATCAGGCAGACCTGGGTGATGCTATCGCAGCATAGACTCACATTTCGTTTTTACAGCTTGGGTCAGGCATTGCCAGCCAGTTTCAGGCGCGCAGCCTGGGTAAAATCCAGCATGCGCTTGAGCGGCCGCACCGCCTGTGGAATCACCGACGGCTCAACGAAGATCTCGTTGCTGCCCTCACGCAGGCATTGCAACGTGCGCTCCAGCGTATTCATCGCCATCCACGGGCAGTGCGCGCAACTGCGGCATGCCGCGCCGTTACCGGCAGTCGGCGCCTCAACGAAGACTTTGTCTGGGCACAGCTGCTGCATCTTGTAGAAGATGCCGCGATCAGTCGCCACGATAAAGGTCTTGTTCGGCAAACGCTGGGCCGCCGCGATCAGTTGGCTGGTGGAACCCACCGCGTCCGCCAATTCAATCACCGCCGTCGGCGACTCTGGGTGCACCAGAATCGCGGCATCCGGGTACAGCGCCTTCATGTCTTCCAACTGCTTGGACTTAAATTCCTCGTGGACGATGCACGCGCCGTCCCACAGCAACATATCCGCACCGGTCTGGCGCTGAATGTAAGTGCCCAGGTGTTTGTCCGGGCCCCAGATAATCGTCTCGCCGTTGTCCATCAGGCTTTCGACGATTTCCAGTGCGCAGCTGGAGGTGACGACCCAATCCGCCCGGGCTTTAACTGCCGCCGAGGTGTTGGCATACACCACCACCGTGCGCTCCGGATGCTGATCGCAGAACGCCGAGAACTCATCCACCGGGCAGCCAAGGTCCAGCGAGCAGGTGGCTTCCAGGGTGGGCATGAGGATGCGCTTTTCGGGGGTGAGGATTTTGGCGGTCTCACCCATGAATCGCACGCCGGCAACCAACACGGTCTTGGCCGGGTGGGCAGCGCCGAAGCGGGCCATTTCCAGGGAGTCGGAAACACAGCCGCCGGTTTCTTCGGCCAAGGCCTGAATCACCGGGTCGCAGTAGAAGTGGGCAACCAGCACCGCGTCTTGAGCCTTGAGCTCGGCGGCGATGGCGGCACGCAGGCGCGTCTCCTCTTCGGCGCTCAGAGTTTTGGGCTGCTTGGCGTCGAGGTGGGCTTGAACCAGAAGGCGTTCGGAAATTTGCGTCATGTTCGCAAGACCTGCAGGCGCAGTTGCGCGAAAGTCGAGTGTACCACCGGCTCTGGAGCCCTTTGGGCGCCGCCGGACGAAGTGGTTGTGTTCATCAAGCACGGGTGAAGCTGCGCAAGGCTACAGAATATCGAATGGATTCAAAAGCCTAATCTGGCATTCTCGGGCACGTCTGTCGGGGGGAATAAACGGCGAAGAGCCCTGCCACAAGCCGGGCTCTTCGCGGTACAACGAAGCTCAGAAACGGTAAGTCACCGAACCACCAAAACCGTTGGCGCTGTTTTCATACTTGTTCAAAAGCCTAATCTGGCATTCTCGGGCACGTCTGTCGGGGGGAATAAACGGCGAAGAGCCCTGCCACAAGCCGGGCTCTTCGCGGTACAACGAAGCTCAGAAACGGTAAGTCACCGAACCACCAAAACCGTTGGCGCTGTTTTCATACTTGGCGTGGTAGGTCAGGCCCCGTGCTGGCTGAGTCTGGCGCACCTTGATCGGCTCTTCCTTCAAGTAGGAATACGCCACGTCGAAGGTCAGGTTATCGATCGGCGTGACAGCATTGGGCAGCGCCGTGCGTGAGGAAGTCGCTGGTGGGATAGGTATCGTAATGACATGATGAAGACCATTTAACCCACTCGGCCACACTCAAATGAATACCACTGTCGGGATGGGCCCTGAGCCAAGCGAACTGGCCACCAGCGGCCTGGGCAGGAACGAGGCATTCACCGAGCGCGTGTTGGCCAGCATCAACGACTGCATCAAGGTCCTCGACCTCGATGCCCGCCTCACCTTTATGAGTGAAGGCGGCATGAAAATCATGGAAGTCAGCGACTTCAACAGCATCCGTGGCTGCCCATGGCCCGACTTCTGGCAAGACCAGGGCAACCTGGATGCCAAGGCGGCCGTGCAGGCCGCCAAACGCGGTGAAAGCGCGAGCTTCATCGGCCCCGCCCAGACCTTGGCCGGTAACCCGAAATGGTGGCATGTGCAGGTCAGCCCGATCCTTGACAGTGCCGGCCAGCCGGAGCAGATCCTCTGCGTCTCCCGAGATATCACCGCCCTGCGTGAAGCCGAGGAGTCGTTGCGCAGCCTCAACGAATCCCTGGAACAACGGGTGGTGGAGCGCACCCGCGACCGTGACCGTATCTGGCGCCTGTCGCCGGACCTGATGCTGGTCGCCCAACTCGACGGCGTCATCTCCGCCGTCAACCCGGCCTGGACGCGCATGCTCGGCCACACCGAACACGACTTGGTGGGCAGCCAGCTGCTGGCCTTGGTGCACCCGGACGACCTGGCCGTCTCATCGTCAGCGGTCAGCCGCCTGGGGGATGGCAAGAATTTCCCCAACTTCAAGAACCGCTACCGCCACCAGGATGGCAGCTACCGCATGATTGCCTGGACCGCCGTGCCCGACAGCGACTACATCCACGCGGTGGGCCGGGATATCCAGGCCGAGGAAGAAGCCAAGGAAGCCCTGCGCCTGACGGAAGACGCCCTGCGTCAATCGCAGAAACTGGAAGCGATTGGCCAACTGACCGGCGGCGTCGCACACGACTTCAATAACCTGCTGACCGTGATCAAGTCCTGCGCTGACTTGCTCAAAACCCCTTCCCTGAGCGAAGTGCGGCGCATCAAGTACGTGGACGCCATCGCCAACACCGTGGACCGCGCCGCGCGCCTGACCGCCCAATTGCTGACCTTCGCCCGCCGCCAAGCCTTGCGCCCGGAAGTCTTCAACGTCAGCGACAGCGTACTGCGGGTGGGCGAGATGATGGACAGCCTGACCGGCTCTCGCATCAAGGTCACTATCGAGGTGCCGCAAGAAGCCTGCTTTATCAACGCCGATGAAAGCCAGTTCGATACCGCCTTGGTGAATATGGTGGTCAATGCCCGGGATGCCATGGACGGCAGTGGCCAGTTGGCGATCAAGGTAGCAACAGCTACGTGGCTGCCTTCAGTGCGTGCCCACCCGGTGCGCATCGCCGACTACGTGACCATTGAGTTGAGCGACACCGGTTCAGGCATTGCAGCGGAAAAGCTCGACGCGATCTTCGAACCCTTCTACACCACCAAGGGCATCGGCCAAGGCACCGGGCTGGGCCTGTCGCAGGTGTATGGCTTTGCCAAGCAGTCGGGCGGGGAAATTCTGGTGCAGAGCGAATGCGGCAAAGGCAGCCAGTTCATGTTGTACCTGCCCAAGGTCGAGGCCGGTGTGACGCCAGTCATCCAGGACAATCACGACGCCCTCATCGCCTCGAACTTGTGCGTGCTGATGGTCGAGGACAACGCCGATGTCGGCCTCTACACCTCGCAGACCCTGGAGCAGATGGGCTTTAAAGTGCTGTGGGTGGCAGACGCCAACAGTGCGCTGGAAGCCCTGGCGCCCAACCCGGAAAGCTTCCAGGTAGTGTTCTCCGACATCTCCATGCCGGGCATGAGCGGGCTGGAATTACTCGACGCCATCGAAGCCCTCTACCCCTGGCTGCCGGTGGTACTCACCACCGGCTACAACGATGAATACGCACGCATTGCCCAGGAAGAAGCCCAGCGCTTTGTGTTGCTGCAAAAGCCCTACTCCACCGAGGGGTTGGCCATGCTGCTGCAAAAAGTCGTCAAGAGCCGTCTGAACCTGATTGCACAAGCCTAAGCCAGAACCGGGGCTGCGCAGGCCCCGTTTATAAACACGCCGATTGAACGGTTCCTCTGCAACAATCAGAAACTGCCCCGCGCCTCTGCATTGCAACCAAAACCCGAAAATTCAACACACACTAGGTGCCCACACCGGCACCACGCACCATGTTTGCGCATTCTTTTATTGAATAACGCGGCATTCCTCACGTTATTATGCAATAAATCCTACAGCCGACGTAACAATCCGTTTAATGATGGCTCTAGTGGCAAAAGACCACTGGGCCCACGGTTTGGCTCAGGGTTATGAATCGTGTGTATGTTTACGTTAAGGATGTCTAGTGCCGAATCAGCCCTCAACACAACGCCGGTGTTGTATCCAGAGACTGGGCGTCGCCCTGCTCTGCCTGTGCGCGCTGCCGGCCGCCGCCGCCGATGGGCCGCAAGCGGGCCATGAAGCGCTGCGCTTGCAGCAGCAACAGCAGCGCGACTTGCAGCAATTACAACTGGAGCAGCGTCAACGGCAGCTGCAACGCGGCAGTTTCGGTACGCAACCGGCCACGCCGGCCTTGCCAACAGACATCGCCAAAGATGAACGCTGCTGGCCGCTGAGCGGCACGCGCCTGGCCGGGGTCACGCTGTTCAGCCAGGCTGAGCTGAACAAACGTATCGAACCCTATGTGGCGCCGTGCATGGGCGTCACCCAGATCAACCGCCTGCTGGCCGAGATCACCCAGCTGTATGTGCAAGCCGGCTATATCGCCAGCCGCCCGTACCTGATCAGCCCGCCGGCGGCCGGGCAGTCGCTGGATATTCACGTCGAAGAGGGCTACCTCGAAGCCATCGAACTGGCCGACCAGAGCCTGCCGGTGTCGTTAGGCGGCGCGTTCCCCGGGATGCTCGGCAAGCCGCTGAACCTGCGCGATTTGGAACAAGGCCTGGACCAGCTCAACCGCCTGCGCTCGGTGGACCTTACCGCCGACATCGCCCCTGGCAGTGAAGCTGGCGCCTCGCGCATCATCCTGCGTTCGCGCAGCACCGCCTCGCGCTGGGCGTTGGGGCTTGGGGTGGATAACCTCGGCAGCGCCGGCACCGGGCGTGATCGCAATGCCATCAACCTGAGCCTGGACAGCCCGCTGGAGCTCAATGATTCGCTCAACCTGAGCTTCAGCGACACGCTCAACCACGGGCCGCGCTACAGCCGCAGCAACAGCCTGTTTTATTCCATCCCTTACGGGTACTGGACCTACAGCCTGTTCGCCAGCCATAACGAATACCGCTCGCCGTTCAAGCTCAGCCGCGCCACGTTTTATAACAGCGGCCGTACCGACCAGGTCAGTTTGCGCACCGACCGCGTGCTGTGGCGCGACCAGGGCCATCAACTCAGCGCCAACCTGCAACTGGCCTACAAGGACGTCGACAGCTACCTGCAAAAGGTTCGCTTAGGCATCCAGAGCCCGACGCTGACAGTGGCCGAGGCTGGCCTGAATCTGTTCTGGCTCAACAGCGCAGTGTGGAACCTCGACGTCAATTACGCCCAAGGCCTGACGTGGTTCGGCGCCGACCGTGATGCTGACCAAACGCAAAAAAACTTGCCCCAGGCGCAATTCCATAAGTACCGCGCCAACCTCACCCAATGGCGCAACGGCCAATGGCTGGGCCAGCCGTGGCAGTGGCAGAGCCAGCTGTCGGCGCAATACAGCCCGGATGCGTTGCCTGCCATCGAACAACTGCTGGGCACCGACGATTCGGCGGTACGTGGCTACCGCGAAAACAGCGCGTCCGGGGCCATCGGTGCGGTATGGCGCAACACCTTGCGCCTGCCGTGGAGCAGCAACCTGCCGGTAAAAATCACCCCGCGCCTGGGCCTGGACAACGGCTGGCTCAAGCGCGAACACGGCGCCCAAAGCCAGCGCCTGAGCGGCGCCAGTGTCGGGCTCAACCTGAGCTGGAAAAATGTGCAACTGGACCTCGATTACCAACGCAACCTCAACACGCCCACGGGGTTTGGCCAGGAACCGGAGGTCTGGCTGACGCGCCTTAGCTTGCAGATATGAACAAACACCTGTTTAGCCTGAATTAACCGCCGTACCTGACCACCCCAGCAGCGTTGCAACGAACAACGCACGTCGCGGATCAGCCAACACAGAGCGAATTTATTTATGCCGACTAACATCCATACGTTTCACCTTTCACCCCAGGGCAAACTGCGCTGGGCCATCGCCAGCCTGTTCCTGCTGCCGCAGCTAGTGCTGGCCGGTGGCTTGACCGTCGTCGAAGGGCCTGGCGGGACCCCGCAGCTGCAAAACCAGGGCGGCGTGCCCATCGTCAATATCGTCGCGCCAAATGCCGGCGGCCTGTCCCATAACCAGTTCCTGGACTACAACGTCGACCGCCAAGGCGTGGTGTTGAACAACGCCTTGCAGGCCGGCCAATCGCAACTCGCCGGGCAGTTGGCGGCCAACCCGCAGTTCCAGGGCCAGGCGGCGAGCGTGATCCTCAACGAGGTGGTGAGCCGCAACGCCTCGGCCATCAATGGCGCCCAGGAGATTTTTGGCCGGGCCGCCGATTATGTACTGGCCAACCCCAACGGGATTTCCGTCAACGGCGGCAGTTTCATCAACACCCCGAATGCCAACTTGGTGGTGGGCCGCCCTGAGCTCAACGACGGCAAGCTACAAGGTTTGAACACGCGCGATGCCAGCGGCCAACTGACGGTGCTAGGCCAGGGCCTGCAAAACGGCGCGGGCTCGATCAACCTGATTGCGCCGCGCATCGACAGCGATGGGCGCCTCAGTGCGCGTGACCAATTGAACCTCACGGTCGGCCGCAATCAGGTCGACTACGCCAGCGGCCAGGTGCGCCAGGTCGACCCGGCGAGCA contains the following coding sequences:
- a CDS encoding cold-shock protein; the protein is MSDKSGRQSGTVKWFNDEKGFGFITPESGPDLFVHFRAIQGNGFKSLKEGQKVSFIAVQGQKGMQADEVQADG
- a CDS encoding ShlB/FhaC/HecB family hemolysin secretion/activation protein translates to MPNQPSTQRRCCIQRLGVALLCLCALPAAAADGPQAGHEALRLQQQQQRDLQQLQLEQRQRQLQRGSFGTQPATPALPTDIAKDERCWPLSGTRLAGVTLFSQAELNKRIEPYVAPCMGVTQINRLLAEITQLYVQAGYIASRPYLISPPAAGQSLDIHVEEGYLEAIELADQSLPVSLGGAFPGMLGKPLNLRDLEQGLDQLNRLRSVDLTADIAPGSEAGASRIILRSRSTASRWALGLGVDNLGSAGTGRDRNAINLSLDSPLELNDSLNLSFSDTLNHGPRYSRSNSLFYSIPYGYWTYSLFASHNEYRSPFKLSRATFYNSGRTDQVSLRTDRVLWRDQGHQLSANLQLAYKDVDSYLQKVRLGIQSPTLTVAEAGLNLFWLNSAVWNLDVNYAQGLTWFGADRDADQTQKNLPQAQFHKYRANLTQWRNGQWLGQPWQWQSQLSAQYSPDALPAIEQLLGTDDSAVRGYRENSASGAIGAVWRNTLRLPWSSNLPVKITPRLGLDNGWLKREHGAQSQRLSGASVGLNLSWKNVQLDLDYQRNLNTPTGFGQEPEVWLTRLSLQI
- a CDS encoding hybrid sensor histidine kinase/response regulator, with protein sequence MNTTVGMGPEPSELATSGLGRNEAFTERVLASINDCIKVLDLDARLTFMSEGGMKIMEVSDFNSIRGCPWPDFWQDQGNLDAKAAVQAAKRGESASFIGPAQTLAGNPKWWHVQVSPILDSAGQPEQILCVSRDITALREAEESLRSLNESLEQRVVERTRDRDRIWRLSPDLMLVAQLDGVISAVNPAWTRMLGHTEHDLVGSQLLALVHPDDLAVSSSAVSRLGDGKNFPNFKNRYRHQDGSYRMIAWTAVPDSDYIHAVGRDIQAEEEAKEALRLTEDALRQSQKLEAIGQLTGGVAHDFNNLLTVIKSCADLLKTPSLSEVRRIKYVDAIANTVDRAARLTAQLLTFARRQALRPEVFNVSDSVLRVGEMMDSLTGSRIKVTIEVPQEACFINADESQFDTALVNMVVNARDAMDGSGQLAIKVATATWLPSVRAHPVRIADYVTIELSDTGSGIAAEKLDAIFEPFYTTKGIGQGTGLGLSQVYGFAKQSGGEILVQSECGKGSQFMLYLPKVEAGVTPVIQDNHDALIASNLCVLMVEDNADVGLYTSQTLEQMGFKVLWVADANSALEALAPNPESFQVVFSDISMPGMSGLELLDAIEALYPWLPVVLTTGYNDEYARIAQEEAQRFVLLQKPYSTEGLAMLLQKVVKSRLNLIAQA
- the gcvT gene encoding glycine cleavage system aminomethyltransferase GcvT, with product MSTETLLKTPLHALHLELGARMVPFAGYDMPVQYPLGVMKEHLHTREHAGLFDVSHMGQIRLTGPNAAKALETLVPVDIIDLPVGMQRYAMFTNDQGGILDDLMVANLGNDELFLVVNAACKDQDLAHLRKHIGEQCSIEPLFEERALLALQGPAAVKVLARLAPEVTKMTFMQFATLRLLGVDCYVSRSGYTGEDGFEISVPSSNAEALARSLLAETEVQAIGLGARDSLRLEAGLCLYGHDMNTDTTPIEAGLLWAISKARRADGARAGGFPGADRIFTQQQAGVSRKRVGLLPQERTPVREGAEIVDEHGTVIGSVCSGGFGPTLGGPLAMGYLDSAFIALDTEVSALVRGKKVPLRVSKMPFVPQRYYRG
- a CDS encoding RDD family protein codes for the protein MSKPLLSPQGEFPAVGLGRRLAAMFYDFLLCTALLIVTAFVYKLVWMAFIGEAKMRTLTESGALDGDPLLSTILFFVLFGFFAKFWTHSGQTLGMQVWGVRVQNADGSRISLWQALLRFVVSIASWLCVGLGFIWSLFDKQKRSWHDIYSDTQLVRVPKQKK
- the nadA gene encoding quinolinate synthase NadA, whose protein sequence is MTQISERLLVQAHLDAKQPKTLSAEEETRLRAAIAAELKAQDAVLVAHFYCDPVIQALAEETGGCVSDSLEMARFGAAHPAKTVLVAGVRFMGETAKILTPEKRILMPTLEATCSLDLGCPVDEFSAFCDQHPERTVVVYANTSAAVKARADWVVTSSCALEIVESLMDNGETIIWGPDKHLGTYIQRQTGADMLLWDGACIVHEEFKSKQLEDMKALYPDAAILVHPESPTAVIELADAVGSTSQLIAAAQRLPNKTFIVATDRGIFYKMQQLCPDKVFVEAPTAGNGAACRSCAHCPWMAMNTLERTLQCLREGSNEIFVEPSVIPQAVRPLKRMLDFTQAARLKLAGNA